In one Parvibaculum sp. genomic region, the following are encoded:
- a CDS encoding LysR family transcriptional regulator, whose translation MNWDDLRFFLAVAGAGSLSGAGQQLGVNTTTVLRRVASLEDDLGARLFERERTGYRLTTAGEKLVEALEPVDRRLSALPRDFAAAGGGAEGIVRLAASDVVAASLLAPELPSFRRDHPGLELEIVTDPRLAAAGAAPRIGNPLKDVDVALRLARPTQGDMLMRKVGEMAYGLYAVPAYLEERGRPRQMADIAGHDLIGFPRTETPLGPVWWFSRAEKSAQVALRSSSVTARAEAARRGLGLAALPCILADADEGLERVFGPDMLGALEMWLLARNDLAQLAHVRAVMEFVVEAVKRHRGALEGRAQEVMELPPQSRPNH comes from the coding sequence ATGAATTGGGACGATTTACGGTTCTTTCTGGCGGTCGCCGGCGCGGGCAGTCTGTCCGGCGCCGGGCAGCAGCTCGGCGTCAACACAACCACCGTGCTGCGCCGCGTCGCCTCGCTCGAAGACGACCTCGGCGCGCGCCTCTTCGAACGCGAGCGAACCGGCTATCGCCTTACAACTGCTGGAGAAAAGCTCGTTGAGGCGCTGGAGCCGGTCGACCGCCGGCTGTCGGCCTTGCCGCGCGATTTCGCGGCTGCCGGCGGTGGCGCCGAGGGCATCGTCCGGCTGGCGGCCAGCGATGTCGTCGCGGCTTCCCTGCTGGCGCCGGAGCTTCCCTCGTTCCGCCGCGATCATCCGGGTCTCGAGCTCGAAATCGTTACCGATCCGCGTCTGGCAGCGGCTGGCGCCGCGCCACGCATCGGCAATCCGCTGAAGGATGTCGATGTCGCGCTGCGGCTGGCGCGTCCGACGCAGGGCGACATGTTGATGCGCAAGGTCGGCGAGATGGCCTACGGGCTCTACGCGGTACCGGCCTATCTCGAAGAGCGCGGCCGGCCGCGCCAGATGGCGGACATCGCCGGCCACGACCTGATCGGCTTCCCGCGCACCGAAACGCCTCTCGGGCCGGTGTGGTGGTTCTCGCGCGCCGAAAAGTCGGCGCAGGTGGCGCTGCGTTCGTCCAGCGTGACGGCGCGCGCGGAAGCGGCGCGGCGCGGACTTGGACTTGCCGCTCTGCCTTGCATCCTCGCCGATGCCGATGAGGGCCTTGAACGCGTTTTCGGTCCCGACATGCTCGGCGCGCTCGAGATGTGGCTTCTCGCCCGCAACGACCTCGCGCAGCTTGCCCATGTTCGCGCCGTAATGGAGTTCGTCGTGGAGGCAGTCAAACGCCATCGCGGGGCGCTTGAAGGGCGCGCGCAGGAGGTCATGGAGCTGCCGCCCCAGTCACGTCCAAACCATTGA